TATGCACGGGCAGTTTCGCTCCGATATCCCGATTGTTTCAGCCGTGTTACAGGTTGGGGTGGGCGGGGTGAAGCCCCGCGCGGGTCGCGCGCGTGCCGCACGCGGCGTACGCCGGTGGGTCGCCCGGATGACGCTCCGGTGACACGGTCTCGATAACCTGCGCCCGTGGCCAGCACCGACCGTCAGACCGCCTCCTGGGCCCGTCGCATGGGCGCGCTCCTCGTCGACTGGTTCGCCTGCATGCTGGTCGTCATCGCCTTCGTGGGCCCGGCCCGCTACTTCCCGGCCACGGCCGAGGACGCCGCCGGGGCCAACCCGTCCCTGCTCACGCTGGGTCTCCTCGTGCTGGAGTCGACCGTGCTCACCTGCCTGGCCGGCGGCTCGTTCGGCAAGCTGGTGACGCGACTCCGCGTCGTTCGCTACGACGGC
This Nocardioides alkalitolerans DNA region includes the following protein-coding sequences:
- a CDS encoding RDD family protein, which encodes MASTDRQTASWARRMGALLVDWFACMLVVIAFVGPARYFPATAEDAAGANPSLLTLGLLVLESTVLTCLAGGSFGKLVTRLRVVRYDGHPGPIDPIRAFGRSFLVALVIPPLVFRPDGRGLHDIVAGTMTVPLAPRR